Proteins from a genomic interval of Acomys russatus chromosome 19, mAcoRus1.1, whole genome shotgun sequence:
- the Ceacam16 gene encoding carcinoembryonic antigen-related cell adhesion molecule 16, whose amino-acid sequence MALARCSWLFLSAWILNAGAEISITPEPAQPAEGDNVTLAVHGLSGELLAYNWYAGPTISLTFLVASYIVSTGDETPGPAHTGREAVRPDGSLDIRGALPGHTGTYILQTLNRQFQTEVGYGHMQVYEILAPPTVIANDTELVERRDTLRLMCSSNSPAEVRWFFNGDALPIAVRLGLSRDGRMLTRHGVRREEAGAYQCEVWNPVSVSRSEPLNLTVYFGPERVAILQDSITRTGCTIKVDFNTSLALWCVSRSCPEPEYVWAFNGKALKNGRDHLNISSMTAAHEGTYTCIAKNPKTLLSGSASVVVKLSAAVVAMMIVPVPTKPMEGQDVTLTVQGYPKDLLVYAWYRGPASEPNRLLSQLPSGNWIAGPAHTGREVGFANCSLLVQKLNLTDAGRYTLKTVTLQGKTDTLEVELQVARE is encoded by the exons ATGGCCTTGGCCCGGTGCAGCTGGCTCTTCCTCAGTG cctggatcCTGAACGCCGGGGCTGAGATCTCCATCACTCCCGAGCCTGCCCAACCTGCAGAGGGGGACAATGTCACCCTGGCGGTCCACGGGCTCTCTGGGGAACTGCTTGCTTACAACTGGTATGCAGGGCCTACGATCAGCCTGACCTTCCTGGTGGCCAGTTACATTGTCAGCACTGGGGACGAGACCCCCGGACCGGCCCACACAGGGCGGGAAGCTGTGCGCCCCGACGGCAGCCTTGATATCCGTGGTGCCCTGCCTGGGCACACAGGCACCTATATCCTGCAGACTCTTAACAGGCAGTTCCAGACGGAGGTGGGCTACGGACACATGCAGGTCTATG AGATCCTGGCCCCTCCCACGGTCATAGCCAACGACACTGAGCTGGTGGAGCGTAGGGATACTCTCCGCCTCATGTGCAGCAGCAACAGCCCCGCTGAGGTCCGCTGGTTCTTCAATGGCGACGCTCTGCCGATTGCTGTTCGCTTGGGCCTGTCCCGTGACGGCAGGATGCTGACCCGGCATGGCGTCCGCAGAGAGGAGGCGGGAGCCTACCAGTGCGAGGTGTGGAACCCTGTCAGCGTCAGCCGCAGCGAACCCCTGAATTTGACTGTATACT TCGGCCCTGAACGAGTGGCCATCCTCCAAGATTCCATCACCCGCACGGGCTGCACTATTAAAGTGGACTTCAACACCTCCCTCGCCCTGTGGTGTGTGTCCCGGTCCTGCCCTGAGCCAGAGTATGTGTGGGCCTTCAACGGGAAGGCCTTGAAGAACGGTCGGGATCACCTGAACATCAGCAGTATGACTGCGGCCCACGAGGGCACGTACACCTGTATCGCCAAGAATCCCAAGACTCTGCTGTCCGGCTCTGCCTCAGTGGTGGTCAAGCTGTCTG CTGCAGTTGTAGCCATGATGATTGTGCCTGTACCGACTAAGCCAATGGAGGGCCAGGATGTGACCCTGACCGTCCAGGGCTACCCCAAGGACCTGCTAGTCTATGCCTGGTACCGTGGACCCGCCTCAGAGCCCAACCGACTGCTCAGCCAGCTGCCGTCAGGGAACTGGATCGCCGGCCCAGCGCACACGGGCCGGGAGGTGGGCTTCGCCAATTGCTCACTGCTGGTGCAAAAACTGAACCTCACAGACGCCGGACGCTACACACTCAAGACTGTCACACTGCAGGGCAAGACGGACACACTGGAGGTGGAGCTACAGGTGGCCCGTGAGTga